The sequence ACCGACGCCTCGGCCAGGGTATCGGACGACTCCCATAGCGCATCCCCTTGCGGGGCCGGAGCGCCGCCCAGCGGGACAGGGTCAGGCTGCCCGGCCGCTTCCCGGTCCGTCGCCCGCCGGTGCGGGACGACACCGCCCGTCTCTTCCGGAACGATACGCAGGGCACGGCAGCCGTCGATCTGCCCCAAGACCCCCCGCACCAACCTGCCCCCCGCGGGGCTCAGCACCTCGGCGAGGTCGAACCGGGCACTGTCGAGCGGCAGCAGCTCGCCCACGCGCAGGGCGCTCAGGCGCGCCAGTGGCAGCCTGAGCCGCGCAAGGGCAACGGTCAGATCCACGTTCAGCAGCAATGCGCCGTCGCCCAGCGTTCTTGGCCGGGCTGCCGGATTGCTCCCGGCGTCGCTTGTCGTATCGACCGTGCCGGTGACCGGGGCCTCCTCCGGCAGCGGCAGGCAGAGGAGCATGTGGCCCTGCCGCACCCCGCCCGCGATGTCGACCGCGATACGGATCATCCGGTACCGCGGTTCCTCCAGCGCGAGCGACAGCAGGCGGGGCGTATCCACCCGGCTGCCAAAGCGGTGCCCCTCGATCAGCTGACGCTCCTGCGCGTCGTCGGGCAGGCAGGCGGCGCGCGAGATCATCCCGTCGACGAACGGCGCGGTGACGGCGGCATCGGTGTTGGTCATCGCGCGCGGCGGCCCGCCCAGATCGGGCAGCACCTGCCCCATGGTTTCCTGCTGGATGAGCGCGCCGACCAGTTGCGGGTCCAATGCCGCCGCCGCCGGACGCCCGCCGGGACCGTCGAGCAGCATCAGCAGGTATTCCCCGTCAAAGCAGGTTTCGAGCGCGTCGCCCGCGACTTCCTCCACCCGGATGGACAGGGCCGCCAACGTCAGACCCATCAGATCGTCGCCCGTCTTGGCCAGCCCCAGCCGCAACGCCTTGGCAAGGGTCATGGCGCGCGCCTGATGCAGCGCCCGCCCGCTATCGGTCTTGCGCCGCAGCACCGAGCCACCGCCGATGTCCGATCTTTCCTGCCCCTGCGCCATGGCACCCGTTCGTTCATGAGATGTCCGGGCAGCCCTAGCGCAGCAGTGATTACCACCTCTTTAAGAGGCAGCCACCGACCCGATTTTTTGCGGCTCCCGCACCGTGACGCTGTCGGGCAGGCTGACCCGGAAGGCGGTCCCGCTTTCGGTTGCGAGGTACTGCACCTTGCCGCCCAGACGCGCCATGATTTCCTGACAGATGGCCAGGCCAAGGCCCACACCTTCCGCCTCGGCCCCGTCGACGCGGAAGAACTTCTCGAAGATGACGGACTGCACCTC is a genomic window of Sulfitobacter alexandrii containing:
- a CDS encoding FliM/FliN family flagellar motor switch protein; this translates as MAQGQERSDIGGGSVLRRKTDSGRALHQARAMTLAKALRLGLAKTGDDLMGLTLAALSIRVEEVAGDALETCFDGEYLLMLLDGPGGRPAAAALDPQLVGALIQQETMGQVLPDLGGPPRAMTNTDAAVTAPFVDGMISRAACLPDDAQERQLIEGHRFGSRVDTPRLLSLALEEPRYRMIRIAVDIAGGVRQGHMLLCLPLPEEAPVTGTVDTTSDAGSNPAARPRTLGDGALLLNVDLTVALARLRLPLARLSALRVGELLPLDSARFDLAEVLSPAGGRLVRGVLGQIDGCRALRIVPEETGGVVPHRRATDREAAGQPDPVPLGGAPAPQGDALWESSDTLAEASVMPDLSDLPELTLTDPEDPLPFDGLAEAQGLPERKAG